One genomic window of Salvelinus alpinus chromosome 17, SLU_Salpinus.1, whole genome shotgun sequence includes the following:
- the LOC139542339 gene encoding telomere zinc finger-associated protein-like isoform X1 — protein sequence MLTQVSSTHAQRVLSFLNEQRGLGWFCDAKLTVGGDGRAYNAHRNILACFSKLFQESEPTTTMVKKVSLPKECPTDGLELLLDFFYTGKLKLDSLNLDNVQQAADSLCVPDALALCQQFATEGTVSPEEPQSADLLGEDDGLISPVTSTETKVPLKRGRPPLKRGRPPPKRGRPKKSQTPSSGLSKKDPPEATATTTRSGRKVKVSRRLLGEGPRPQLLPQGTTSRGTPQLVISLMDRSDGAEDEGQSLPQPTDTTEVTDMVTGIVPDVSYKANSHLQPHDDDDDDDGLMEGVDEDTDEEYVPHALPTTTSSPKGRRKGPGKAVNKENSEEVAKGSKKGSVQCPTCNKTFLSKYYLKVHNRRHTGEKPFACSKCGKRYYRKENLMDHQARNCKCGEKVKAVHNCLQCPMSFDRVVDLRLHTVSHTGEMPNKVQHLPPHTLEHAHRTVNIRCTSCSEQFMRKKDLRNHEIKIHGAPKPHACSLCSKAYLSKTEVRLHEASKHRGEKLFVCEECGHRASSRNGLQMHIKAIHRNERPFVCEYCNHAFTQKANLNMHLRVHTGEKPYQCHLCGKTFRTQASLDKHHRTHTGERPYSCEFCNQRFTEKGPMLRHVASKHQDDRPHCCKICGKTFKAIEQLRVHVRRHQGMRKFECEKCGYKFTRQAHLRRHIQVHNRTENYNPRERKLRNLIVKDEGSQEEDETSPSPTPPTEKGTPEGLAPVSGPSVPLPVFGPGLSVSGPGTVPGASDILRVIIQPLVEEVVSSQGQMVVGFNPAVVGHGPGQLEVGLTQSQGVVGQGQIEVGLTHGQVGFPQVGVGQGHGQVEVLSSQGLGVVGHGFIVTDVMDQTLLVAGDYPIPETTVDLEDIREDPPAKSKA from the exons ATGCTTACACAGGTGAGCAGCACCCATGCCCAACGGGTGTTGTCTTTTCTGAATGAGCAGAGGGGTCTTGGCTGGTTCTGTGATGCCAAGCTGACTgtaggaggagatgggagggcaTACAATGCCCATCGCAACATCCTGGCCTGTTTTAGTAAGCTTTTCCAGGAATCTGAGCCAACCACTACCATGGTTAAGAAGGTCTCCCTCCCAAAGGAGTGCCCCACTGACGGCCTGGAACTACTTCTCGACTTTTTCTACACAGGGAAGTTGAAGCTTGACTCTCTGAATCTGGACAATGTGCAACAGGCTGCAGACAGCCTATGTGTACCAGATGCGCTCGCCCTGTGTCAGCAGTTCGCCACAGAAGGGACAGTCTCTCCAGAAGAACCTCAGTCTGCAGATCTTCTGGGTGAAGATGATGGCCTAATCTCACCTGTAACTTCTACTGAAACCAAGGTCCCCCTAAAAAGGGGCAGGCCCCCCCTAAAAAGGGGGAGGCCCCCCCCAAAAAGAGGGAGGCCCAAAAAATCCCAAACCCCTAGTAGCGGCTTAAGTAAGAAGGATCCTCCAGAAGCAACCGCCACCACAACTCGCTCTGGGCGTAAGGTGAAGGTCTCCAGAAGGCTGCTTGGAGAGGGCCCCAGGCCGCAGCTCCTGCCCCAGGGGACCACCAGCAGGGGAACACCACAACTAGTTATCAGCCTAATGGATAGAAGTGATGGGGCTGAGGACGAGGGACAAAGCCTCCCTCAGCCTACAGATACAACAGAG GTAACAGACATGGTCACTGGCATTGTACCAGATGTTAGCTATAAAGCTAATTCTCATTTGCAGcctcatgatgatgatgacgatgatgatggttTGATGGAGGGGGTGGATGAGGACACTGATGAAGAGTATGTGCCCCATGCCCTACCGACTACCACCTCCAGCCCCAAAGGCAGACGTAAGGGACCAGGTAAAGCTGTCAATAAAGAGAACAGCGAGGAGGTGGCCAAGGGCTCCAAAAAGGGCTCTGTTCAGTGCCCCACCTGCAATAAGACCTTCCTCAGCAAATACTATCTCAAAGTACACAACAG GCGTCATACGGGTGAGAAGCCCTTTGCATGCTCTAAGTGTGGGAAGAGGTACTACAGGAAGGAGAATCTGATGGACCACCAGGCCCGGAACTGCAAATGTGGTGAAAAAGTCAAAGCG GTGCACAACTGCCTTCAATGCCCCATGTCATTTGACAGAGTGGTGGATCTACGGCTGCACACGGTCTCCCATACAGGGGAAATGCCCAATAAGGTCcagcatctaccacctcacacccTTGAACACGCCCACAGGACAGTGAACATCAGG TGTACGTCATGCTCGGAACAGTTTATGCGTAAAAAAGATTTGAGAAATCATGAAATCAAAATCCACGGTGCACCCAAACCACATGCA TGCTCTCTGTGCAGCAAAGCCTACCTGTCTAAAACGGAGGTGCGTCTGCATGAGGCTTCCAAGCATCGAGGCGAGAAGCTCTTTGTGTGTGAAGAGTGTGGCCATCGAGCCTCCAGCCGAAACGGCCTGCAGATGCACATCAAAGCCATTCACAG AAACGAGCGTCCATTTGTGTGTGAGTACTGCAACCATGCGTTTACCCAGAAGGCCAACCTCAACATGCACCTGCGCgttcacactggagagaagccctaTCAGTGCCACCTCTGTGGGAAGACCTTCCGGACACAGG CCAGTCTTGACAAGCACCATCGCACCCACACGGGAGAGCGGCCTTATAGCTGTGAGTTCTGTAACCAGCGCTTCACAGAGAAGGGCCCGATGCTCCGCCATGTcgccagcaagcaccaggacgaCCGCCCTCACTGCTGTAAGATATGTGGCAAGACCTTCAAGG CCATCGAGCAGCTCCGCGTCCATGTGCGTCGCCATCAGGGCATGAGGAAGTTTGAGTGCGAAAAGTGTGGCTACAAGTTCACCAGACAG GCCCACTTACGACGTCATATTCAGGTCCACAACCGTACAGAGAACTACAACCCGCGGGAGAGGAAGCTACGGAACCTGATAGTAAAGGATGAGGGTTCGCAGGAGGAGGATGAGACTAGCCCCTCACCAACACCACCCACTGAGAAGGGGACACCTGAGGGTCTGGCACCTGTCTCTGGACCCAGTGTCCCTCTTCCTGTCTTTGGACCTGGACTCAGTGTGTCTGGACCTGGAACTGTACCAGGAGCCAGTGACATCCTCAGGGTGATTATCCAGCCcctggtggaggaggtggtgtccaGCCAAGGGCAGATGGTGGTGGGCTTTAACCCGGCTGTGGTGGGGCATGGGCCTGGCCAGTTGGAGGTAGGCTTAACCCAGAGCCAAGGTGTGGTAGGCCAAGGCCAGATAGAGGTGGGCCTTACCCATGGCCAGGTCGGCTTTCCCCAGGTTGGGGTGGGACAGGGgcatggccaggtggaggtgCTCTCCTCCCAGGGTTTGGGTGTGGTGGGGCATGGTTTCATTGTGACAGATGTGATGGACCAGACTCTCCTGGTGGCAGGAGACTACCCCATCCCTGAGACCACGGTGGATCTAGAGGACATACGGGAGGATCCTCCTGCTAAGAGCAAGGCCTGA
- the LOC139542339 gene encoding telomere zinc finger-associated protein-like isoform X2, giving the protein MLTQVSSTHAQRVLSFLNEQRGLGWFCDAKLTVGGDGRAYNAHRNILACFSKLFQESEPTTTMVKKVSLPKECPTDGLELLLDFFYTGKLKLDSLNLDNVQQAADSLCVPDALALCQQFATEGTVSPEEPQSADLLGEDDGLISPVTSTETKVPLKRGRPPLKRGRPPPKRGRPKKSQTPSSGLSKKDPPEATATTTRSGRKVKVSRRLLGEGPRPQLLPQGTTSRGTPQLVISLMDRSDGAEDEGQSLPQPTDTTEVTDMVTGIVPDVSYKANSHLQPHDDDDDDDGLMEGVDEDTDEEYVPHALPTTTSSPKGRRKGPGKAVNKENSEEVAKGSKKGSVQCPTCNKTFLSKYYLKVHNRRHTGEKPFACSKCGKRYYRKENLMDHQARNCKCGEKVKAVHNCLQCPMSFDRVVDLRLHTVSHTGEMPNKCTSCSEQFMRKKDLRNHEIKIHGAPKPHACSLCSKAYLSKTEVRLHEASKHRGEKLFVCEECGHRASSRNGLQMHIKAIHRNERPFVCEYCNHAFTQKANLNMHLRVHTGEKPYQCHLCGKTFRTQASLDKHHRTHTGERPYSCEFCNQRFTEKGPMLRHVASKHQDDRPHCCKICGKTFKAIEQLRVHVRRHQGMRKFECEKCGYKFTRQAHLRRHIQVHNRTENYNPRERKLRNLIVKDEGSQEEDETSPSPTPPTEKGTPEGLAPVSGPSVPLPVFGPGLSVSGPGTVPGASDILRVIIQPLVEEVVSSQGQMVVGFNPAVVGHGPGQLEVGLTQSQGVVGQGQIEVGLTHGQVGFPQVGVGQGHGQVEVLSSQGLGVVGHGFIVTDVMDQTLLVAGDYPIPETTVDLEDIREDPPAKSKA; this is encoded by the exons ATGCTTACACAGGTGAGCAGCACCCATGCCCAACGGGTGTTGTCTTTTCTGAATGAGCAGAGGGGTCTTGGCTGGTTCTGTGATGCCAAGCTGACTgtaggaggagatgggagggcaTACAATGCCCATCGCAACATCCTGGCCTGTTTTAGTAAGCTTTTCCAGGAATCTGAGCCAACCACTACCATGGTTAAGAAGGTCTCCCTCCCAAAGGAGTGCCCCACTGACGGCCTGGAACTACTTCTCGACTTTTTCTACACAGGGAAGTTGAAGCTTGACTCTCTGAATCTGGACAATGTGCAACAGGCTGCAGACAGCCTATGTGTACCAGATGCGCTCGCCCTGTGTCAGCAGTTCGCCACAGAAGGGACAGTCTCTCCAGAAGAACCTCAGTCTGCAGATCTTCTGGGTGAAGATGATGGCCTAATCTCACCTGTAACTTCTACTGAAACCAAGGTCCCCCTAAAAAGGGGCAGGCCCCCCCTAAAAAGGGGGAGGCCCCCCCCAAAAAGAGGGAGGCCCAAAAAATCCCAAACCCCTAGTAGCGGCTTAAGTAAGAAGGATCCTCCAGAAGCAACCGCCACCACAACTCGCTCTGGGCGTAAGGTGAAGGTCTCCAGAAGGCTGCTTGGAGAGGGCCCCAGGCCGCAGCTCCTGCCCCAGGGGACCACCAGCAGGGGAACACCACAACTAGTTATCAGCCTAATGGATAGAAGTGATGGGGCTGAGGACGAGGGACAAAGCCTCCCTCAGCCTACAGATACAACAGAG GTAACAGACATGGTCACTGGCATTGTACCAGATGTTAGCTATAAAGCTAATTCTCATTTGCAGcctcatgatgatgatgacgatgatgatggttTGATGGAGGGGGTGGATGAGGACACTGATGAAGAGTATGTGCCCCATGCCCTACCGACTACCACCTCCAGCCCCAAAGGCAGACGTAAGGGACCAGGTAAAGCTGTCAATAAAGAGAACAGCGAGGAGGTGGCCAAGGGCTCCAAAAAGGGCTCTGTTCAGTGCCCCACCTGCAATAAGACCTTCCTCAGCAAATACTATCTCAAAGTACACAACAG GCGTCATACGGGTGAGAAGCCCTTTGCATGCTCTAAGTGTGGGAAGAGGTACTACAGGAAGGAGAATCTGATGGACCACCAGGCCCGGAACTGCAAATGTGGTGAAAAAGTCAAAGCG GTGCACAACTGCCTTCAATGCCCCATGTCATTTGACAGAGTGGTGGATCTACGGCTGCACACGGTCTCCCATACAGGGGAAATGCCCAATAAG TGTACGTCATGCTCGGAACAGTTTATGCGTAAAAAAGATTTGAGAAATCATGAAATCAAAATCCACGGTGCACCCAAACCACATGCA TGCTCTCTGTGCAGCAAAGCCTACCTGTCTAAAACGGAGGTGCGTCTGCATGAGGCTTCCAAGCATCGAGGCGAGAAGCTCTTTGTGTGTGAAGAGTGTGGCCATCGAGCCTCCAGCCGAAACGGCCTGCAGATGCACATCAAAGCCATTCACAG AAACGAGCGTCCATTTGTGTGTGAGTACTGCAACCATGCGTTTACCCAGAAGGCCAACCTCAACATGCACCTGCGCgttcacactggagagaagccctaTCAGTGCCACCTCTGTGGGAAGACCTTCCGGACACAGG CCAGTCTTGACAAGCACCATCGCACCCACACGGGAGAGCGGCCTTATAGCTGTGAGTTCTGTAACCAGCGCTTCACAGAGAAGGGCCCGATGCTCCGCCATGTcgccagcaagcaccaggacgaCCGCCCTCACTGCTGTAAGATATGTGGCAAGACCTTCAAGG CCATCGAGCAGCTCCGCGTCCATGTGCGTCGCCATCAGGGCATGAGGAAGTTTGAGTGCGAAAAGTGTGGCTACAAGTTCACCAGACAG GCCCACTTACGACGTCATATTCAGGTCCACAACCGTACAGAGAACTACAACCCGCGGGAGAGGAAGCTACGGAACCTGATAGTAAAGGATGAGGGTTCGCAGGAGGAGGATGAGACTAGCCCCTCACCAACACCACCCACTGAGAAGGGGACACCTGAGGGTCTGGCACCTGTCTCTGGACCCAGTGTCCCTCTTCCTGTCTTTGGACCTGGACTCAGTGTGTCTGGACCTGGAACTGTACCAGGAGCCAGTGACATCCTCAGGGTGATTATCCAGCCcctggtggaggaggtggtgtccaGCCAAGGGCAGATGGTGGTGGGCTTTAACCCGGCTGTGGTGGGGCATGGGCCTGGCCAGTTGGAGGTAGGCTTAACCCAGAGCCAAGGTGTGGTAGGCCAAGGCCAGATAGAGGTGGGCCTTACCCATGGCCAGGTCGGCTTTCCCCAGGTTGGGGTGGGACAGGGgcatggccaggtggaggtgCTCTCCTCCCAGGGTTTGGGTGTGGTGGGGCATGGTTTCATTGTGACAGATGTGATGGACCAGACTCTCCTGGTGGCAGGAGACTACCCCATCCCTGAGACCACGGTGGATCTAGAGGACATACGGGAGGATCCTCCTGCTAAGAGCAAGGCCTGA